The Nostoc sp. PCC 7524 nucleotide sequence TATAGTTACAACGAATTAAAATGAGAGCAAATTGGTTTTGAGAAAGATTGATAGACCGAATCAATCTTTGTAAAGATTGTTGATTATTATTGGCGATCGCTGTTGTTAATTGGCATTGAGTCATAAAAACACAATTAAATAGATAAAAATCATTACAGCATAATTTAAAAGGCATATTATGCCTTTTAAATTGCTATTACCCATATGTTGCAAATATGAGAATATGTATTACCAAAAAACCAGATATTTGCTTTTTAGCGTATCTATATCAATTTAAAAACATCCTCTTTCAAACTTCCATAAAGTTTAGTCCTGTCAGTTTGAATTTTGAATGTTGAGTTGCCAAAGTTATTGTTTTATTACTGATGTTGTCGCCATGCAATAACTTTTTCAGTTTCTGCCAAAGCTGGACTAATGCCAAACCAGCGTCCACGAGGATCTCGGTATTCAAACAAATACATACTTCTGAGTAAGCTCTGATAATCAGACTCGCCTTTAACACTTTGTTGCTGTACAACTTCAAATAATAATTCCCACTGACATTCATCAATAGCTAATAGCAAATCATCACGATAATCTTTAATGACAGCTTCTAAACAATCTCTGGAAAATGGCGGATCTTGTCGTTGGAGGCAGCTGTACAGTAAACCTAATAAATTACGTATATGTCCACCACTAACACGGCATAAACGGTCTAGGGTGTCTGGGTGATCAAATAATTCTGTAATAAATTGCTCCCTTTCATTACAGGGAACTTCTGGAAAAGCTCTTGCTAGCACTAACTGACGCAGTAAAGACATTCCAGGTTCGTAGTCACTACCATCTCTTTGGCGCACTAGCACCATTGGCAATACTTTGGGAGCAATACCGCCTCCCAAACGGTTTTTCAGTGTTTCGTACTCATTGGAAAAAATTAACGCCAGGGGAATTGTGTAAACCAAATGGCATTTGAGTCTACGTAACTGTTCACCTCTATCAATGAATAGATATTCTGGTTGCGTCCGTCCAGATGCCATAGGACGCATATCAACTCGGTCTAAGTTATCTACGATGACTACTAATCCTTTTTGACCCCGCAACTTTAGCTGCTCAATAGCTTTTTCTAATATCTCTTCATTAATTGCTTGTAGAATGCTGTTGGTGCGAGGTTCTAAATACTGCCTAAGTTGATTGCGTAACTGAGTGCTATCTTTAGTTTTAGCCGTAATTTTGGCAATACCCAAGGAAAACTCTGCTTCTCCCGAAAGTTCTATCGGTGTTTGCAAGAAATCGCCGATTTCTTTAAACAAAGTGCTAAAGTAACCAGGTTTCTGTTTGACACCGATCGCTTCCAAACTCACACTAACTTGACGAGCGACACTCAACAAAATATCACTAATATCAATATCTGCCATATCCAGGTCTTGACTGGACTCAAAATAGACTACATGAAACCCCGCTACTTCTAACTCGGCTTTGAGGCGCTGCAACTCTGTTGATTTACCACAGCCAATATGACCTGTAAATAATTGGCAGGTAGGCTCATCAGGAGAAATACGACTGATAGTACGTTGTAATTCTTCGACAATTTTGCATCCACGTACATCAGCAAAATCTATATAATACTGCCGATCTAGCATCACACTCATATTTAGCGTATAGCTAGGGTTACAAGCTTTGTAAAAGCGTGACAAGTTTAATGTATTGCCCATTTTGCAGATAGTAGATGCTGTTTTTTGTCTGATTAGATACTAATTATCTCTAACCATTTGTTTTGGTGCGTATGTATTTACTCGTAATTTAACAACTAAATACTACAAAAATCGTAATTATTTTTAAAATTGGCATGGTAAGCTGTATGGACTCTAGCAAAGGGCTTGCTAACGGTGTCATGATGCTTAATCCATTGCCAATCCTGTTGGTAAAGTTCATCACTAATGCCTGAATTCCAGTAAAGTTGCTGTAAAGTATGACTAGAAATAAAGTCCCCGTTGGAGAGGACAGCTAGCCAATCGCGGTAATTCTATTGAAATTAAACAATTAGTCAAGGCTGGCAATGAATTGGACTGCAAACGACAAGAGGGATCAATGCCTGGTATAGTATATATTTCTCGTAAGGAGTTAGCTCAACGTCGCCAAAAGTTACGCCGACAGCGCCAAATGAAAATTTTGCAAGCTATTTGGCGAACTGTGGCAATTACTGGACTGGCGGGTGGTTTATTGTGGGTGACAATCCAGCCAATTTGGATACTCAAAACGCCTAAACAAATATCAATCACATCAGGCAATCAATCATTGTCACAAGAGGCAGTGCAGTCACTATTGGTGCTGTCATATCCGCAATCTTTATGGCGAATTCAACCAGCAGCTATCGCCGAATCCTTGAAAAAACAGCCAGCTATTGTACAAGCAACTGTTAGCCGTCGGCTTTTTCCTCCAGGTTTAATGATTGAGATCCAAGAAAGAGTACCTGTAGCAATAGCTCAAAGGACTCGATCCCAAGGCAATAACACTAACAAGACAGAAATATCTACAGGCTTATTAGATGCCCAAGGGGTTTGGATGCCTTTAGAAAAATACACAATGATTAACCCCGAAGTTAAATTACCCAGCCTGAAAGTGATCGGTGTTCCCGAACAATATCGTCAATACTGGAGTACACTGTATTCCTCTATTAGCCGAAGTTCTGTAAAAATTACAGAAATCGATTACCAAGATCCAACTAACTTAAAGCTGAAAACGGAACTAGGAATTGTCTATCTTGGCGCTCTAAGTCCCCATTTACCTCAACAAATCAGTGTACTGGCAAAACTACGCCACTTACCAACCAAAATCAATCCTACACAAATCAATTACATCGACTTGAAAAATCCTGATTCTCCATTAGTACATATAAACCAAACAAAGGAAATGGTTAACTCTCAAACTCCTTCACAAAATTAAGTATGTCTTATGTTTTAAAGACTCTTACGTGAATCAATAAAATTTATTTTTATAGAGAAATATATTTAGCTGTTTTGCTAATTTCTAGAGAGCTACAAGAAAACTAGCTTTGAGTTTCAACCCTTTAAGGCTAGGGAGCAACGGTAATTATTTGCGATTAATCAATAAGACGCAGATAGCTAGATTGTCCACACAAAGAAGTCGCAGGTATAATCAAGGGTTTGAACAGGGACTATAGGGTAGGGTGTTGAC carries:
- a CDS encoding ATP-binding protein, whose product is MGNTLNLSRFYKACNPSYTLNMSVMLDRQYYIDFADVRGCKIVEELQRTISRISPDEPTCQLFTGHIGCGKSTELQRLKAELEVAGFHVVYFESSQDLDMADIDISDILLSVARQVSVSLEAIGVKQKPGYFSTLFKEIGDFLQTPIELSGEAEFSLGIAKITAKTKDSTQLRNQLRQYLEPRTNSILQAINEEILEKAIEQLKLRGQKGLVVIVDNLDRVDMRPMASGRTQPEYLFIDRGEQLRRLKCHLVYTIPLALIFSNEYETLKNRLGGGIAPKVLPMVLVRQRDGSDYEPGMSLLRQLVLARAFPEVPCNEREQFITELFDHPDTLDRLCRVSGGHIRNLLGLLYSCLQRQDPPFSRDCLEAVIKDYRDDLLLAIDECQWELLFEVVQQQSVKGESDYQSLLRSMYLFEYRDPRGRWFGISPALAETEKVIAWRQHQ
- a CDS encoding cell division protein FtsQ/DivIB, yielding MPGIVYISRKELAQRRQKLRRQRQMKILQAIWRTVAITGLAGGLLWVTIQPIWILKTPKQISITSGNQSLSQEAVQSLLVLSYPQSLWRIQPAAIAESLKKQPAIVQATVSRRLFPPGLMIEIQERVPVAIAQRTRSQGNNTNKTEISTGLLDAQGVWMPLEKYTMINPEVKLPSLKVIGVPEQYRQYWSTLYSSISRSSVKITEIDYQDPTNLKLKTELGIVYLGALSPHLPQQISVLAKLRHLPTKINPTQINYIDLKNPDSPLVHINQTKEMVNSQTPSQN